A single region of the Acidobacteriota bacterium genome encodes:
- a CDS encoding PhoH family protein yields the protein MQAICGAHDENLRRVEKALQVTLGVRGSAVQIRGPAKAVGKAERLLTDLGTLAASGRRLSGGDLATALRVVAEEPATSLVDFFRTGALIQASRRLVAPRSLNQKRYLRAMLDHDLVISTGPAGTGKTYLAVAVAASALKQEKVRRIVLARPAVEAGEKLGFLPGDLAEKVNPYLRPLYDALYDIIGFDKVARMMEREVIEVAPLAFMRGRSLNDSFIILDEAQNTTPEQMKMFLTRIGFNSKAVVNGDITQVDLPPGQQSGLKHALKVLRGEEGMAFVRFGRSDVVRHELVQRIVGAYDRWEARYGSGSDPQVER from the coding sequence GTGCAGGCAATCTGCGGCGCCCACGACGAGAACCTGCGGCGAGTCGAGAAGGCGCTCCAGGTCACGCTCGGCGTTCGGGGGTCGGCGGTTCAGATCCGGGGTCCGGCGAAGGCGGTCGGCAAGGCGGAACGCCTGCTCACTGATCTCGGCACGCTGGCCGCGAGCGGCCGGCGTCTGAGCGGTGGTGACCTGGCGACCGCTCTGCGCGTGGTAGCGGAGGAACCGGCGACGTCGCTGGTCGACTTCTTCAGGACCGGGGCGTTGATCCAGGCTTCGCGGCGCCTGGTCGCTCCGCGCAGCCTGAACCAGAAGCGCTACCTCCGCGCTATGCTGGACCACGATCTGGTCATCTCGACCGGGCCGGCGGGCACGGGCAAGACCTACCTGGCGGTGGCGGTGGCCGCTTCCGCGCTCAAGCAGGAGAAGGTGCGGCGCATCGTGCTGGCCCGGCCGGCGGTCGAAGCGGGCGAGAAGCTCGGATTCCTGCCCGGCGATCTGGCGGAAAAGGTAAACCCCTACCTGCGGCCGCTTTACGATGCTCTCTACGACATCATCGGCTTCGACAAGGTGGCGCGGATGATGGAGCGCGAAGTGATCGAAGTGGCTCCGCTCGCCTTCATGCGGGGTCGCTCACTCAACGACAGCTTCATCATCCTCGACGAGGCGCAGAACACGACGCCGGAGCAGATGAAGATGTTCTTGACACGCATCGGCTTCAACTCGAAGGCGGTGGTCAACGGCGACATCACACAGGTCGACCTGCCACCGGGCCAGCAGTCCGGGCTCAAGCACGCTCTCAAGGTGCTTCGGGGCGAGGAAGGTATGGCGTTCGTGCGCTTTGGGCGATCGGACGTGGTCCGCCATGAACTCGTCCAGCGGATCGTCGGCGCCTATGACCGTTGGGAGGCGCGTTACGGCTCCGGTTCGGACCCGCAGGTGGAGCGGTGA
- the tsaE gene encoding tRNA (adenosine(37)-N6)-threonylcarbamoyltransferase complex ATPase subunit type 1 TsaE → MIVRTGSAGETRRFGIELAERLRPDGTALLFGDLGSGKTVLTQGIAEGLGLDAGFVQSPTFTLIHEYDRGPVRLVHVDLYRLQPEEVEGIGLDEVLAGDGVKVVEWADRLPYRVAATEVWLEVGRKPGERTIEVAWDRCRVPHLNEGG, encoded by the coding sequence ATGATCGTTCGCACCGGAAGCGCCGGAGAAACCCGGAGATTCGGGATCGAGCTCGCCGAACGGCTGCGGCCGGACGGCACGGCCCTTCTCTTCGGCGACCTGGGTTCCGGCAAGACGGTTCTGACCCAGGGCATTGCCGAGGGTCTGGGCCTCGATGCGGGGTTCGTCCAGTCGCCGACCTTCACCCTGATTCACGAGTACGACCGCGGCCCGGTGCGGCTGGTCCACGTCGATCTCTACCGACTGCAGCCGGAAGAGGTCGAGGGGATCGGGTTGGACGAGGTCCTGGCCGGGGACGGCGTCAAGGTCGTCGAGTGGGCCGACCGCCTGCCGTACCGTGTAGCGGCGACGGAAGTGTGGCTGGAGGTGGGTCGGAAACCGGGAGAGCGAACCATCGAAGTCGCCTGGGACCGTTGTAGAGTGCCGCACCTGAACGAAGGCGGCTGA
- a CDS encoding TIGR04282 family arsenosugar biosynthesis glycosyltransferase yields MRTRRLLLFAKEPAPGDVKTRLIADGGLSAGQAASLHAALVSDLSARLAAGPWELVLMWSLSRGDEPPNDLAPDGVPWRRQRGVDLGERLYRGLKWAVSGAGYAAAVGSDHPDLDSQRVETAFDLLARGHDAVLGPARDGGYYMVALRREALHRRLFDGLAWSTSSVLADTLSRCRELELDVALLPEGRDLDTVDDLARFREALKRRPELRSLCPRTTEVVASWSRRPHAAGSDG; encoded by the coding sequence GTGAGGACCCGGCGGCTGCTGCTTTTCGCGAAGGAGCCTGCGCCCGGTGACGTGAAGACCCGGTTGATCGCTGACGGTGGTCTTAGTGCCGGTCAGGCCGCTTCTCTCCACGCCGCCCTGGTTTCGGACCTGAGCGCGCGGCTCGCGGCAGGCCCCTGGGAGCTCGTCCTCATGTGGTCGCTCTCGCGGGGAGACGAACCGCCGAATGACCTGGCGCCCGACGGCGTACCCTGGCGGCGTCAGCGGGGTGTTGACCTGGGCGAGCGACTCTACCGAGGGCTCAAGTGGGCGGTTTCCGGCGCCGGATACGCGGCGGCGGTCGGCAGCGATCACCCGGACCTCGACAGCCAGCGCGTCGAGACGGCGTTCGATCTCCTTGCCCGCGGGCACGACGCGGTCCTCGGTCCGGCTCGGGACGGGGGCTACTACATGGTCGCTCTGCGGCGGGAGGCTTTGCATCGCCGGCTGTTCGATGGGCTGGCCTGGAGCACGTCGTCGGTGCTTGCCGACACCCTTTCGCGTTGCCGGGAGCTGGAGCTGGATGTGGCGCTCCTGCCGGAAGGACGTGATCTCGACACGGTGGACGATCTGGCCCGATTCCGTGAGGCTTTGAAGCGTCGGCCCGAGTTGCGGTCTCTCTGTCCGCGAACGACCGAGGTGGTCGCGTCCTGGTCCCGAAGGCCGCATGCCGCCGGGAGCGACGGATGA
- a CDS encoding VWA domain-containing protein — translation MVRLFRQAPVSHAAYLIAGLLLIGAVAAVAQEGPSETPRAVFEESVHVKVVNVQVFVRDKDGNPVTGLTRDDFILREDKDPVTITNFYEIEDRVKVSDVPGLVPEDPEIRFVDRPGLERRRQIVPEDERLNLVIYIDHMNIRPQNRNRVFRYVREFLRKDVTRDDRVMLLSYNRSVKVERDFTSDPQLIANALYDLEKHTGGRTQWDSDRADIIRDIGEEDRFYEYVQGRVRIYSQSIYNDMQFTLDGLKDTVISLAGLPGRKAFMYVSDGLPMRAGADLWEALDQRGRAVDSLSYNQNSYLDSLQYDSSRRFSDLVDTANANEVSFYTIVAAGPMGINSRDASMQGMAFTSNIDSVARDNVHSSVMYMADETGGQYIVNTNNFRDGLNRIALDFTSYYSLGFQPGHAGTGRKYKLHVELTPEAKRRLGLKRDRYVRHRLSYRDKSIDTEMTEGTLAALKLGYEKNDLDISLVKREEIRREEQGLYTVHVDVRVPIGEMTLVPVGTVGDHLLRARVWVQALASNGDISPPQVEPFELTIPPEDLERAKESYYTYTLPLIMKEGDQRLTIAVRDEVAGQTAFITRTLRVGA, via the coding sequence ATGGTTCGGTTGTTCCGTCAAGCGCCGGTTTCGCACGCCGCATACCTGATCGCCGGGTTGCTGCTGATCGGTGCGGTCGCGGCAGTTGCCCAGGAGGGGCCCTCCGAGACGCCTCGCGCCGTCTTCGAGGAGTCCGTTCACGTCAAGGTCGTCAACGTCCAGGTCTTCGTCCGGGACAAGGACGGGAATCCCGTGACCGGCCTGACCAGGGACGACTTCATCCTGAGGGAGGACAAGGATCCGGTCACGATCACGAACTTCTACGAGATCGAGGATCGCGTCAAGGTGAGCGACGTGCCGGGCCTGGTGCCGGAAGACCCCGAGATCCGTTTCGTGGATCGGCCGGGACTCGAGAGGCGGCGGCAGATCGTGCCTGAGGACGAACGACTCAATCTCGTGATCTACATCGATCACATGAACATCCGGCCCCAGAACCGGAACCGCGTGTTCCGGTACGTGCGCGAGTTCCTGCGCAAGGACGTGACGCGGGACGACCGGGTCATGCTCCTCAGTTACAACCGCTCGGTGAAGGTCGAGCGGGACTTCACGAGCGATCCGCAGTTGATCGCGAACGCGCTCTACGACCTCGAGAAGCACACCGGCGGCCGGACGCAGTGGGACTCGGACCGGGCGGACATCATTCGGGACATCGGCGAGGAGGACCGCTTCTACGAGTATGTCCAGGGTCGCGTCCGGATCTACTCGCAATCGATCTACAACGACATGCAGTTCACTCTGGACGGGCTGAAGGACACCGTCATCTCGCTGGCCGGGCTGCCCGGCCGCAAGGCCTTCATGTACGTCTCCGACGGTCTGCCGATGAGGGCCGGCGCGGACCTCTGGGAGGCACTCGATCAACGCGGCCGGGCGGTCGACTCCCTCAGCTACAACCAGAACTCGTACCTGGATTCACTCCAGTACGACTCGAGCCGGCGCTTCAGCGACCTGGTCGACACTGCGAACGCGAACGAAGTGTCCTTCTACACGATCGTCGCAGCCGGGCCGATGGGCATCAACTCGCGGGACGCGTCGATGCAGGGCATGGCGTTCACCTCGAATATCGACTCGGTGGCCCGCGACAATGTGCACTCGTCAGTCATGTACATGGCCGATGAGACCGGCGGCCAGTACATCGTGAACACGAACAACTTCCGGGACGGTCTGAACCGGATCGCCCTCGACTTCACGAGCTACTACTCGCTCGGCTTCCAGCCCGGTCACGCGGGTACCGGCCGGAAGTACAAGCTGCACGTGGAGTTGACGCCGGAGGCGAAGCGCCGGCTCGGGTTGAAGCGGGACCGGTACGTGAGGCATCGCCTGAGCTATCGCGACAAGTCGATCGATACCGAGATGACCGAGGGGACGCTGGCGGCGCTCAAGCTGGGTTACGAGAAGAACGACCTGGACATCTCCCTCGTCAAGCGGGAGGAGATCCGGCGCGAGGAGCAGGGGCTCTACACGGTCCACGTCGATGTACGGGTTCCGATCGGCGAGATGACGCTCGTCCCGGTGGGGACGGTTGGGGATCATCTGCTGCGGGCGCGGGTGTGGGTGCAGGCCCTGGCGTCGAACGGCGACATCTCGCCTCCCCAGGTCGAGCCGTTCGAGCTCACGATCCCGCCCGAGGATCTGGAGCGCGCGAAGGAGAGCTACTACACGTACACCCTGCCGTTGATCATGAAGGAGGGCGATCAGCGCCTGACGATCGCGGTGAGGGATGAAGTGGCCGGCCAGACTGCCTTCATCACCCGAACCCTGCGGGTCGGCGCCTGA
- a CDS encoding phage holin family protein: MKTTKIVESLSTLSGLGGALARSGAALLEAEVDQLRFDLAQNWRRFLVVVLLASLVFGIVFWSLGALLFAAGAGLANVLPLWAAALTVALGLLALALILFWLVRVRARRLESPMGTVKRRVGSHLAFWQSVLNEAAERAEADSDRTPDEPSGGGS; encoded by the coding sequence GTGAAGACCACGAAGATCGTCGAGTCGTTGAGCACCCTGAGCGGGTTGGGGGGTGCGCTGGCGCGCTCGGGCGCGGCGCTACTCGAAGCCGAAGTCGACCAGCTGCGCTTCGACCTGGCGCAGAACTGGCGTCGTTTTCTGGTGGTCGTTCTGCTGGCGTCACTGGTGTTCGGCATCGTGTTCTGGTCGCTCGGCGCGCTTCTGTTCGCGGCCGGAGCCGGCCTGGCGAATGTGCTGCCGCTCTGGGCGGCCGCGCTGACGGTCGCGCTGGGCCTGCTGGCGCTGGCGCTGATCCTGTTCTGGCTCGTCCGTGTTCGGGCGCGTCGTCTGGAGTCGCCCATGGGTACGGTGAAGCGCCGCGTCGGCAGTCACCTGGCGTTCTGGCAGAGCGTTCTAAACGAGGCAGCGGAGCGTGCCGAAGCGGATTCGGATCGGACTCCTGACGAGCCGTCGGGAGGCGGATCGTGA
- a CDS encoding NAD(P)H-hydrate dehydratase, translated as MRVVTNDEMRSVEAAAIDDLGVPALVLMENAARATADAIAECYPDARRVAIACGRGNNGGDGLALLRDLTTRGYDATAFIAGSLDRLSLEATQQFVSCEQLGLSPAAVPEPAGCDALDAEFDLWVDALLGTGLNRPVEGPVALWVDWLCNRRGDVPLVSVDLPTGLDASTALPPGPHLIADLTVALGFPKVANVLAPASDAGGRLRIGDLGVPLPEPPPGPDALYRSRRQDLVGRLRARPREAHKGSFGHVVVAGGSSGYSGAVVLAARAAVRGGAGLVTAAVPEHLVDVVDAGSIESMTLGLPSEGGGWSRNAVEPLLRAVIGRASPGALALGPGLGLTDDARVLARQVLARSTSPVVLDADGISAFAGDARALRARDADLVITPHPGELARLLGVATDSVVSDRWGHARRAARETGAVVVLKGRQTLISDPALGTWVNPTGNPGMASGGSGDVLTGVIAALLAQGLEPPSAARMGVYVHGLAGDLAAATWGETSMAASDLVDELGPAFKSLSGSG; from the coding sequence ATGAGGGTCGTCACCAACGACGAGATGCGGTCCGTCGAAGCCGCGGCGATCGACGATCTGGGCGTGCCGGCGCTGGTCCTGATGGAGAACGCGGCCCGCGCCACCGCCGACGCCATTGCGGAGTGCTATCCGGACGCGCGCCGTGTCGCCATCGCGTGTGGCCGGGGCAACAACGGCGGCGACGGTCTCGCCCTGCTGCGAGATCTGACGACCCGGGGATACGACGCGACCGCCTTCATCGCAGGCTCGCTCGACCGGCTCAGCCTCGAGGCGACGCAGCAGTTCGTGTCCTGCGAGCAGCTCGGGCTCTCGCCCGCGGCGGTTCCCGAACCCGCCGGTTGCGACGCGCTGGACGCCGAGTTCGACCTCTGGGTCGACGCGCTGCTCGGAACGGGGTTGAACCGTCCGGTTGAAGGACCGGTGGCCCTCTGGGTCGATTGGCTGTGCAACCGCCGGGGCGACGTTCCGCTGGTCTCGGTCGATCTGCCGACCGGGCTCGACGCTTCGACGGCGCTGCCGCCGGGCCCTCATCTGATCGCCGATCTGACCGTGGCTCTCGGCTTTCCCAAGGTGGCGAACGTGCTGGCACCCGCGTCGGACGCCGGCGGCCGCCTTCGGATCGGCGATCTCGGCGTGCCGCTCCCCGAACCACCGCCCGGGCCGGATGCGCTCTATCGGTCCCGGCGTCAGGACCTGGTGGGCCGTCTCAGAGCCCGCCCGAGGGAAGCGCACAAGGGGTCGTTCGGTCACGTCGTCGTTGCCGGGGGATCGAGCGGCTACAGCGGAGCCGTCGTCCTGGCGGCGCGGGCCGCTGTCCGGGGCGGCGCGGGCCTGGTGACGGCGGCCGTGCCCGAGCACCTGGTTGATGTAGTCGATGCCGGTTCGATCGAGTCGATGACCCTGGGCCTGCCCTCGGAAGGCGGAGGCTGGTCTCGAAACGCCGTGGAGCCGCTGCTGCGGGCCGTCATCGGGCGGGCTTCACCCGGCGCGCTGGCGCTGGGTCCGGGCCTCGGCCTGACGGACGATGCGCGGGTGCTCGCCCGCCAGGTGCTGGCCAGGAGTACTTCGCCCGTCGTGCTCGATGCGGACGGCATCTCCGCTTTCGCCGGCGACGCGCGGGCGTTGCGGGCGCGCGACGCCGATCTGGTGATCACGCCACATCCGGGCGAACTGGCGCGCCTGCTGGGCGTCGCGACCGATTCCGTCGTCAGTGATCGCTGGGGGCACGCTCGGCGGGCCGCGCGGGAGACCGGAGCGGTGGTCGTCCTCAAGGGCCGTCAGACGCTGATCTCGGACCCCGCCCTCGGTACGTGGGTGAACCCGACGGGCAATCCGGGGATGGCCTCGGGAGGAAGCGGCGACGTGCTGACCGGCGTGATCGCGGCGCTCCTGGCTCAGGGGCTGGAACCGCCGTCCGCGGCGAGGATGGGCGTCTACGTCCACGGCCTCGCGGGTGATCTGGCGGCCGCGACCTGGGGTGAGACGTCGATGGCCGCTTCCGACCTGGTCGACGAACTGGGTCCGGCGTTCAAGTCGCTGTCCGGCTCGGGATGA
- a CDS encoding HDIG domain-containing protein, with protein sequence MIRRHGERLTVAGLWHYVLELDIVWVVFMVLAGALIMAPAGVFFEPDLSEGDIANRDYLATRDVLILDEATSEELKERARSDVRPLYDFNYAQDEEFEGRIRRLFEIERGFDEVADLLPEEDIAAERLLRLREGSNLRVDESHADLLAVQVDASDEGAELEERIVRLVGILLREGIVENKETLLQNRLEGVTLRSLQTGEESEQFDLFGYRGYPDEVESYLEAEVGGWGGWSRGDRERIVDFLMVNLTPNVYLNLSETQERRDAQAEAVGQVFNQIRAGQVIVRKGDEVDLEAINLLREMTGSEGALTQLLSPLASALLLGLAVAFLWVAFRRKRLVTVEARAFGSVVLLLILGLLATRFGFVVADALAASFEIEALSSAKSYGFAIPFAALALLVSVLFGRGAGLLVGFVFSVLVGRLGWAEAATSQLGLAGGTMLYALTGSLAAVFALDQLKQRSAVIRAGLLVGLVNMASVTVLTLLDGSGATLTGWGFELLCGLLGGLLVAAAVGFAIPVFEAVLFLTTDMKLMELSDTNLPLLQRLAFEAPGTFQHSLMVANLAKAGCEAVGGNPTLAYVGGLYHDIGKVLRPQYFVENQRDDDNPHDKLAPSMSALILVDHVKEGARMAREHGLPQPIVDAIEQHHGTRTLAYFLARARKRVETGEKINEHQYRYTGPMPQNKTMGVLMVADTVEAASRTLEDYSEESIRALVTRLLDDIVEDGQLDQTDLTLSDLRRMSHTLQNVLKTVHHHRVDYPGFEWGGESRGSLRVLPGGAGGGQGAE encoded by the coding sequence ATGATCCGGCGCCACGGCGAACGGCTGACCGTCGCCGGCCTGTGGCACTACGTGCTGGAGCTCGACATCGTGTGGGTCGTGTTCATGGTCCTCGCCGGTGCCTTGATCATGGCCCCGGCCGGCGTCTTCTTCGAGCCGGACCTGAGCGAGGGAGACATCGCGAACCGGGACTACCTCGCGACGCGCGACGTCCTGATTCTCGATGAGGCGACGTCGGAGGAGCTGAAGGAGCGGGCCCGTTCCGATGTCCGGCCGCTCTACGACTTCAACTACGCCCAGGACGAGGAGTTCGAGGGCCGGATCAGGCGGCTGTTCGAGATCGAGCGGGGGTTCGACGAGGTCGCCGACCTGCTGCCGGAGGAGGACATCGCCGCCGAGCGGCTGCTGCGGCTCCGCGAGGGCAGCAACCTGCGGGTCGACGAGAGCCACGCGGACCTCCTCGCCGTCCAGGTAGACGCCTCGGACGAAGGCGCCGAACTGGAGGAACGAATCGTTCGCCTGGTCGGCATCCTGCTTCGCGAGGGGATCGTGGAGAACAAGGAGACCCTGCTCCAGAACCGTCTCGAGGGCGTGACGCTGCGCAGCCTGCAGACCGGGGAGGAATCGGAGCAGTTCGACCTCTTCGGCTACCGCGGGTATCCGGACGAGGTGGAGAGCTACCTGGAAGCGGAAGTCGGCGGTTGGGGAGGCTGGTCCCGGGGCGATCGGGAACGGATCGTCGATTTCCTGATGGTCAACCTGACGCCGAACGTCTACCTCAACCTGAGCGAGACGCAGGAGCGCCGGGACGCTCAGGCGGAGGCGGTCGGACAGGTGTTCAACCAGATCCGCGCGGGCCAGGTCATCGTGCGCAAGGGCGACGAGGTCGACCTCGAGGCGATCAACCTGCTACGCGAGATGACGGGCAGCGAGGGCGCTCTGACCCAGCTCCTATCGCCCCTGGCGTCCGCCCTGCTGCTGGGGCTGGCGGTAGCGTTTCTGTGGGTCGCCTTCCGGCGCAAGCGGCTGGTTACCGTCGAGGCCCGCGCCTTCGGCAGCGTCGTTCTGCTGCTGATCCTGGGTCTCCTGGCGACCCGCTTCGGCTTCGTGGTCGCCGACGCGCTCGCCGCTTCGTTCGAGATCGAGGCGCTCAGTTCCGCGAAGAGCTACGGCTTCGCGATTCCGTTCGCCGCCCTCGCCCTGCTGGTGTCCGTGCTCTTCGGCCGGGGCGCCGGGTTGCTCGTGGGTTTCGTCTTCTCGGTGCTCGTGGGGCGCCTGGGGTGGGCGGAGGCGGCCACCTCGCAGCTCGGGCTGGCTGGCGGCACGATGCTCTATGCGCTGACCGGCAGCCTGGCCGCCGTGTTCGCGCTCGATCAGCTGAAGCAGCGTTCCGCCGTGATCCGCGCGGGACTGCTGGTTGGCCTCGTCAACATGGCTTCGGTGACCGTGTTGACTCTGCTGGATGGGAGCGGCGCGACGCTCACGGGCTGGGGCTTCGAACTGCTCTGCGGACTTCTCGGCGGCCTGCTGGTGGCAGCCGCGGTCGGCTTTGCAATCCCCGTGTTCGAGGCGGTGCTGTTCCTGACCACGGATATGAAGCTGATGGAGCTCTCCGACACGAATCTCCCGCTCCTGCAGCGCCTTGCCTTCGAAGCGCCGGGTACGTTCCAACACTCGCTGATGGTCGCCAATCTGGCCAAGGCCGGTTGCGAGGCCGTCGGCGGAAACCCCACGCTTGCCTACGTCGGGGGCCTCTACCATGACATCGGCAAGGTGCTGCGCCCGCAGTACTTCGTGGAGAACCAGCGCGACGACGACAACCCGCACGACAAGCTTGCGCCCTCGATGTCGGCGCTGATCCTCGTCGATCACGTGAAGGAAGGCGCGCGCATGGCGCGCGAGCATGGCCTGCCGCAGCCGATCGTCGACGCCATCGAACAACACCACGGTACGCGCACGCTTGCCTACTTCCTCGCCCGAGCCAGGAAGAGGGTGGAAACCGGCGAGAAGATCAACGAGCACCAGTACCGGTACACCGGCCCCATGCCCCAGAACAAGACGATGGGGGTGCTGATGGTCGCCGATACGGTGGAGGCGGCGAGCCGCACCCTCGAGGACTACTCCGAGGAGTCGATCAGGGCACTGGTGACACGTCTTCTCGACGACATCGTGGAGGACGGTCAGTTGGATCAGACCGACCTGACCCTGTCCGATCTGCGCCGGATGAGTCACACGCTGCAGAATGTCCTGAAGACGGTGCACCATCACCGGGTGGACTATCCGGGGTTCGAGTGGGGCGGCGAGAGCCGGGGTTCTCTGCGGGTCCTTCCCGGCGGCGCGGGCGGCGGCCAGGGCGCCGAGTAG
- the thiD gene encoding bifunctional hydroxymethylpyrimidine kinase/phosphomethylpyrimidine kinase gives MATPPPRVLTIAGSDSGGCSGVPADLRTFAAYGVHGLCALTAVTAQTAGEVRAVEPVGARLLLRQLEAAAEIGLEAIKIGMLADAGTVETVADWLETLPPTPVVFDPVFRSTSGAALLRADALPLVTERLLPRTLLVTPNLFEAERLSGMAIGGPKDARAAARRIERMGPGVLITGGHGYSAKAGPPSCGNGSDLTDLLFDGNRFEAFVHPRIRTPWRRGTGCTLSAAIAAGLGWHMPLDRAVRRAVAFVERALRGSYPLGRKGRYGTLDPMAGRRGRG, from the coding sequence ATGGCTACGCCGCCGCCGCGCGTCCTGACGATTGCCGGCTCCGACTCCGGGGGCTGCTCGGGAGTGCCGGCGGACCTGAGGACGTTTGCGGCCTACGGTGTTCATGGGCTGTGCGCTTTGACGGCGGTCACGGCGCAGACGGCGGGCGAGGTGCGGGCTGTCGAACCAGTGGGGGCCCGACTGTTGCTGCGGCAACTGGAAGCGGCTGCCGAGATCGGCCTCGAGGCGATCAAGATCGGCATGCTCGCCGATGCCGGTACGGTCGAGACGGTGGCGGATTGGTTGGAGACGCTGCCGCCGACGCCCGTCGTGTTCGACCCGGTGTTCCGTTCGACATCGGGCGCGGCGCTGCTCAGGGCGGACGCTCTCCCGTTGGTCACGGAGCGACTGTTGCCGCGAACGCTGCTGGTGACACCGAACCTGTTCGAGGCCGAGAGGCTGAGCGGCATGGCGATCGGGGGGCCCAAAGACGCCCGGGCCGCTGCCCGGCGTATCGAACGGATGGGGCCGGGCGTCCTGATCACCGGCGGGCACGGCTACTCGGCGAAGGCAGGGCCGCCCTCATGCGGCAACGGCAGCGACCTGACCGATCTCCTGTTCGACGGGAATCGATTCGAGGCGTTCGTCCACCCCAGGATCCGGACTCCGTGGCGGCGCGGCACGGGCTGCACGCTGTCGGCGGCCATCGCGGCCGGCCTCGGCTGGCACATGCCGCTCGACCGGGCCGTGCGGCGGGCGGTCGCCTTCGTCGAGAGGGCGCTTAGAGGGTCGTATCCCCTTGGGCGGAAGGGTCGCTACGGGACGCTCGACCCGATGGCGGGGCGTCGGGGCCGCGGCTGA
- a CDS encoding 3-hydroxybutyryl-CoA dehydrogenase, producing the protein MEVERVGVVGCGLMGRGIAEICSRAGIPVTVREINQEVLDTGLGAVRASLAKNLERRRIDVEEHDRALSNLSGTVDLGDLGDSDLVVEAIVEDLETKRELFVALDGIVGDDTIFASNTSSLTLTQLAASTARPDRFVGLHFFNPVPVMRLVEVVRTLMTSDEAYDACWGLAERVGKTPVACKDNSGFIVNRLLVPYLLDAVRAYENGIGSMEDIDTAMKLGCGYPMGPFTLSDFIGLDTMYSVANIMFDEYRETRFAPPTLLKQLVQAGHLGRKTGKGFFDYR; encoded by the coding sequence ATGGAAGTTGAACGCGTTGGCGTCGTCGGCTGCGGTCTGATGGGCCGCGGCATCGCGGAGATCTGTTCCCGTGCCGGGATCCCGGTCACGGTCAGGGAGATCAACCAGGAAGTGCTGGATACGGGGCTCGGCGCGGTCCGCGCGTCGCTGGCCAAGAACCTCGAGCGGCGGCGCATCGACGTCGAGGAGCACGACCGGGCGCTCTCGAACCTGAGCGGCACGGTGGACCTTGGGGATCTCGGAGACTCGGACCTCGTCGTCGAGGCGATCGTCGAGGACCTGGAGACGAAGCGTGAGCTGTTCGTCGCGCTCGACGGCATCGTCGGGGACGACACGATCTTCGCGAGCAACACGTCGTCGTTGACGCTGACGCAACTCGCCGCTTCAACCGCGAGGCCGGACCGGTTCGTGGGGCTCCACTTCTTCAACCCGGTGCCGGTGATGCGGCTGGTCGAGGTCGTCCGGACCCTGATGACCTCGGACGAGGCGTACGACGCCTGCTGGGGTCTGGCCGAGCGGGTCGGCAAGACACCGGTCGCGTGCAAGGACAACTCCGGCTTCATCGTCAACCGGCTGCTCGTGCCTTACCTGCTCGATGCAGTCCGCGCTTACGAGAACGGCATCGGCAGCATGGAGGACATCGACACGGCGATGAAGCTCGGCTGCGGCTATCCCATGGGGCCGTTCACACTGTCCGACTTCATCGGGCTGGACACGATGTACTCCGTCGCAAACATCATGTTCGACGAGTACCGGGAGACGCGGTTCGCGCCGCCGACGCTGCTGAAGCAGTTGGTCCAGGCGGGACATCTGGGACGCAAGACCGGCAAGGGGTTCTTTGACTACCGCTGA